From a region of the Enterobacter cancerogenus genome:
- a CDS encoding DUF2190 family protein: MAKNYQQDGNTLDFQNTGATDIHSGDAVLSGVLVGVAHDDIPAGLWGVLHTTGVFVLPKAAEAVTVGQKLYLADGKLTVEAGESATPNPLAGTAWAAAAADVDTVPVRLGY; this comes from the coding sequence ATGGCGAAAAATTATCAGCAGGACGGCAACACCCTGGATTTTCAGAATACCGGTGCGACTGATATTCATTCTGGGGACGCCGTGCTTTCGGGTGTGCTGGTGGGCGTCGCACACGATGACATCCCTGCAGGGCTGTGGGGCGTGCTGCATACCACGGGCGTGTTCGTTCTGCCAAAAGCGGCGGAGGCGGTTACTGTAGGTCAGAAGCTCTATCTGGCAGACGGCAAACTGACAGTGGAAGCGGGTGAGTCGGCGACGCCGAACCCCCTGGCGGGTACGGCCTGGGCTGCGGCTGCGGCGGACGTCGATACTGTTCCGGTCCGGCTGGGCTACTGA
- a CDS encoding head-tail joining protein, whose product MNRFRARLARADARISRAFSETLPAVLTIDAEVRPVTVIFETPDAPVDVPGGGQIQDRSPAFSAMTADIAGLEKHHGVEINGTAYRVTHVGADEEGRTRVTLAYGAPGKVQPGINKWS is encoded by the coding sequence ATGAACCGCTTTCGTGCCCGGCTGGCCCGTGCGGATGCGCGGATCTCCCGGGCTTTTTCCGAGACGCTGCCCGCCGTTCTGACCATCGACGCTGAGGTGCGACCTGTTACCGTGATTTTCGAGACGCCTGATGCCCCGGTTGACGTGCCCGGCGGGGGGCAAATTCAGGATCGCTCTCCGGCATTCAGCGCGATGACCGCCGATATTGCGGGGCTTGAGAAGCACCACGGCGTGGAAATCAACGGCACGGCTTATCGTGTGACGCACGTCGGGGCTGATGAAGAAGGCCGCACCCGCGTCACGCTGGCGTATGGCGCACCGGGTAAGGTGCAGCCGGGCATCAATAAGTGGAGCTGA
- a CDS encoding phage baseplate assembly protein V, translating into MSDIEGDLQRRLANIVRRGVIHSVKHDGIPKCRVDLGDITTTWLPLCQGFSGANRADSNPYAVGDAVTVLSEAGELNNGRVFPGWNTGGLPVPEGSDSEHITRYGDGTEIRYDRAAHALTITLAEGGTYKIIGKGTLDGPVEITDTLTVQGKTQINADTNVAGNIGATQEISDGTGKMSGIRKTFNDHDHRGDSGGTTGKPNQKK; encoded by the coding sequence ATGAGTGATATCGAGGGCGATCTACAGCGCCGTCTTGCGAATATCGTGCGGCGCGGGGTTATTCATTCCGTTAAGCATGACGGTATACCGAAGTGCCGGGTGGATTTGGGCGACATCACCACTACCTGGCTGCCGCTCTGCCAGGGCTTTTCCGGGGCAAACCGGGCTGACTCCAATCCGTATGCGGTCGGAGATGCGGTCACGGTGCTGTCGGAGGCGGGCGAGCTGAATAATGGCCGGGTGTTTCCCGGCTGGAATACCGGCGGTCTGCCGGTACCGGAGGGCAGCGACAGCGAACATATCACCCGCTACGGTGACGGTACCGAGATCCGGTATGACCGTGCCGCGCATGCCCTGACCATCACCCTGGCGGAGGGCGGGACCTACAAAATCATCGGGAAAGGCACGCTGGACGGTCCGGTGGAAATCACCGATACCCTGACCGTGCAGGGGAAAACGCAGATAAACGCCGACACGAACGTGGCCGGAAATATCGGTGCTACGCAGGAGATTTCGGACGGTACCGGGAAAATGAGCGGGATCCGTAAAACGTTCAATGATCACGATCACCGTGGAGACAGTGGCGGCACGACCGGAAAACCTAATCAGAAAAAGTGA
- a CDS encoding phage tail sheath family protein: MANLHGVETIELTSGTVAVTTIQTAIIGLVGTAPDASAGVAASGTAGTPLLFNEMIFTAAASGRAGNQIVVNAVAGVPDKDDPQDVPTTAEMDGTTLNITLGCDATGKLTANSAAVKNAMESVPAVKVVINGTGSGMVTPFTLQLAGGEDEPFPLNTPVAIVGTTMLSRLGETGTLKQALTEINDQRNALTVVVRVAAGNNKAEEGDESETRAALLAGIRALSSAKTVTTYQPRILIAPGFSEDDAVGKALETMAGKLRAVAYVDCASKATLQEVVQRRQSYGMRTELLRPRVQVSNADGQLVWRPYSAFAAGLRARIDFEKGWWWSKSNQDINNILGVEQIDEFILGDENCDANLLNMQNVSTIIRRAGFKHWGNRLCGTDPQWRFESVRRTADVIEDSIQETMLEYVDRPLDRENADDIIGTINAYMRQLVGLGAIFGGRAWLDEELNTAESMAAGVLYINYDFGPKSPTELISLRVRVNNNYALEEMLAA, from the coding sequence ATGGCGAATTTACATGGTGTGGAAACGATTGAACTGACATCCGGTACGGTCGCGGTTACTACGATCCAGACGGCAATTATCGGTCTGGTGGGTACTGCGCCTGATGCATCAGCAGGCGTCGCGGCTTCGGGAACGGCGGGTACGCCGTTGCTTTTCAATGAGATGATTTTCACGGCAGCGGCATCGGGACGCGCAGGTAATCAGATTGTTGTGAATGCAGTAGCAGGTGTGCCGGATAAGGACGATCCACAGGATGTACCGACCACCGCTGAAATGGACGGTACCACGCTGAACATAACGCTGGGATGTGATGCAACAGGGAAACTTACTGCAAATTCCGCCGCTGTAAAAAACGCAATGGAATCCGTTCCGGCAGTGAAAGTGGTTATCAACGGAACGGGAAGCGGCATGGTTACGCCATTTACGCTTCAGCTTGCTGGCGGTGAGGATGAACCGTTCCCGCTGAATACTCCTGTGGCGATTGTTGGCACCACGATGCTCTCGCGCCTCGGGGAAACCGGCACGCTTAAGCAGGCGCTGACAGAAATTAATGACCAGCGCAATGCCCTGACAGTCGTGGTACGTGTTGCGGCAGGAAACAATAAGGCGGAGGAGGGTGATGAATCTGAAACGCGCGCTGCATTGCTGGCCGGGATCCGCGCGCTGTCGTCAGCGAAAACCGTGACGACGTATCAGCCCCGCATCCTGATTGCGCCCGGATTCAGTGAGGATGATGCCGTCGGCAAGGCGCTGGAAACCATGGCCGGCAAACTGCGGGCGGTGGCGTATGTTGACTGTGCGTCCAAAGCCACGCTGCAGGAGGTGGTCCAGCGACGCCAGTCCTACGGCATGCGTACCGAGCTGCTGCGCCCGCGCGTGCAGGTCAGCAACGCCGACGGCCAGCTGGTCTGGCGTCCATATTCTGCATTCGCGGCGGGGCTGCGCGCCCGCATCGATTTTGAAAAAGGATGGTGGTGGAGCAAATCCAACCAGGACATCAACAACATCCTCGGCGTGGAGCAGATCGACGAATTTATTCTGGGCGATGAAAACTGCGATGCGAACCTGCTTAACATGCAGAACGTCTCCACCATCATCCGCCGGGCAGGTTTTAAGCACTGGGGGAACCGCCTGTGTGGGACCGATCCGCAGTGGCGTTTCGAATCGGTTCGCCGTACCGCTGACGTCATCGAGGACAGTATTCAGGAAACGATGCTGGAATACGTTGACCGTCCACTGGACCGGGAGAACGCCGACGACATTATCGGCACGATTAACGCCTATATGCGCCAGCTGGTCGGACTCGGTGCCATTTTCGGCGGTCGCGCCTGGCTGGATGAAGAGCTTAACACCGCTGAGAGCATGGCGGCGGGCGTGCTGTACATCAACTATGACTTTGGTCCGAAATCGCCGACTGAGCTTATCAGCCTGCGGGTCCGGGTGAATAACAACTATGCGCTTGAGGAGATGCTGGCAGCATGA
- a CDS encoding phage major tail tube protein has protein sequence MSEKNTLRVWTFFRQGIRIQGAHEFTPPTLSIVKTDLRTGAQDAPSPVDDGMEALTCQLKFYGVDTDMLTAFGFVSGSRPRFTAYQGYLANGTALGTIEEIEGFVQTVTPDARGKDSLSENAITVEIAVSYYRQTKDGRELFAIDTERFARRVNGVDVLSGLAAKVRL, from the coding sequence ATGAGCGAAAAAAACACACTACGCGTCTGGACCTTCTTCCGGCAGGGGATCCGTATTCAGGGGGCGCATGAATTCACACCGCCGACACTGTCCATTGTCAAAACTGACCTGCGTACCGGCGCGCAGGATGCGCCGTCCCCCGTGGATGATGGCATGGAGGCGCTGACCTGCCAGCTGAAATTCTACGGCGTGGATACGGACATGCTGACCGCTTTTGGTTTTGTCAGCGGCAGCCGTCCGCGCTTTACGGCGTATCAGGGCTATCTGGCGAACGGTACCGCGCTTGGCACCATCGAGGAGATTGAAGGCTTTGTGCAGACCGTTACGCCGGATGCCCGGGGTAAGGACAGTCTGTCCGAAAATGCCATCACGGTGGAGATCGCCGTGAGTTATTACCGCCAGACCAAAGATGGCCGCGAGCTTTTTGCCATTGATACCGAGCGCTTCGCGCGCCGGGTGAATGGTGTGGATGTCCTGTCCGGCCTGGCGGCGAAAGTCCGTCTTTAA
- a CDS encoding phage tail assembly protein, whose amino-acid sequence MSFPGETRVIKLYSPVTLENGSALNEVTLREPLVRDRIAFSKDRGSEEEKEARMIALLCNLSEQDIWQLTAADYAQLLDAFNVFMLPPGERPKES is encoded by the coding sequence ATGTCTTTTCCTGGTGAAACCCGCGTTATCAAACTGTATTCCCCCGTCACGCTTGAAAATGGCAGTGCGCTCAACGAGGTGACACTGCGCGAGCCTCTGGTGCGTGACCGTATCGCCTTTTCCAAAGACCGCGGCAGTGAAGAAGAAAAAGAAGCGCGCATGATTGCGCTGCTGTGCAACCTCAGCGAACAGGATATCTGGCAACTGACGGCGGCGGATTATGCCCAACTGCTGGACGCGTTTAACGTTTTTATGCTCCCGCCCGGGGAGCGTCCGAAAGAGAGTTAA
- a CDS encoding AAA family ATPase, translating into MAGLSQNLKAVITFGGNIDSSWSRSANGLQKSLKDVGKHSEKLTKDQAKLAAEIKRAKLAGQSLGDLKRRYSDVSREIRKTETEQQKLNQQMQKTQRLAAFKGAGKGLFRRGLGMAGQLGGMVAPGLAIGGGGVVASALGTLIAPAATNAETARRAGVAKSYGVDIPTFDAWDTLAKQFDMNGENIGDLFEEYLHKSGEYKQNGKQGSLQDAFETLGFKAGDFAGLSDMAQFEKIVERALSLQDESKASFALDSLFGGEASKLLMLLKQSGKSYRDLMDEQRRYNLVTKEGAEGAMAGNRAVTNLRTVFSSAVAEISGQLGNELAPDIRRLTDDMAEWFKGGGIKRIVSFLRNDLYPGVLTFGQGIVFVGKVAYALAKKLSWLLPDERSDQRDVLKSLAMTGSVDIARMTAQRNGQGEWFEQQLKEKPDLPDDVKKSYRDTRGFFRDDEDTFNNTLDKYVTPESSTAPFSWDSALNQNKAIPAQPGRETSDKPAGAWNNYGLPSLPAFDKSLNWSSVDKSPGLSDESFTVNPIVNVDNSPATALRLPPAPDPGDSGKEDKSDWGALLQELELADKAPPARQLTDNRRFEFHYEIHGAPGQDERAIGDEVVGVTKTNPIFKGDSSMLDGGQIW; encoded by the coding sequence GTGGCCGGATTAAGCCAGAACCTTAAGGCCGTCATTACCTTTGGCGGCAATATCGACAGCTCCTGGAGCCGTTCAGCGAACGGCCTGCAAAAGAGCCTGAAGGACGTCGGGAAGCACTCAGAAAAACTGACAAAAGACCAGGCGAAGCTGGCGGCGGAGATTAAGCGTGCAAAACTGGCCGGGCAAAGCCTTGGCGATCTGAAACGGCGTTACAGCGACGTCTCCCGTGAAATCCGCAAAACGGAAACCGAACAGCAGAAGCTAAACCAGCAGATGCAGAAGACGCAACGGCTGGCAGCCTTCAAAGGAGCCGGCAAAGGGCTGTTTCGCCGTGGGCTCGGTATGGCCGGACAACTGGGCGGGATGGTTGCTCCCGGGCTGGCGATTGGCGGCGGGGGCGTGGTGGCTTCCGCACTGGGTACCCTCATCGCACCGGCGGCAACCAACGCAGAAACCGCCCGGCGGGCTGGCGTGGCGAAAAGCTATGGTGTCGATATCCCGACGTTTGATGCGTGGGATACGCTCGCGAAACAGTTCGACATGAACGGGGAGAACATCGGCGATCTGTTTGAGGAGTATCTGCATAAGTCGGGGGAGTACAAGCAGAACGGCAAGCAGGGTTCTCTGCAGGATGCGTTTGAAACGCTGGGTTTTAAAGCGGGTGATTTTGCCGGGCTCAGCGATATGGCGCAGTTCGAAAAAATTGTTGAGCGTGCGCTCAGCCTGCAGGATGAATCGAAGGCCTCGTTTGCACTGGATTCGCTGTTTGGCGGCGAGGCCAGCAAGCTGTTGATGCTGCTCAAGCAGTCCGGCAAGAGCTACCGTGACCTGATGGACGAACAGCGGCGCTATAACCTCGTCACGAAAGAGGGCGCCGAAGGGGCTATGGCAGGGAATCGCGCCGTCACTAACTTGCGCACCGTCTTCTCCTCCGCTGTGGCGGAAATCTCCGGTCAACTGGGTAACGAGCTGGCACCGGATATCCGCCGTCTGACGGACGATATGGCGGAGTGGTTTAAGGGCGGCGGGATAAAGCGGATTGTCAGCTTCCTGCGCAATGACCTGTACCCCGGCGTGCTGACGTTCGGACAGGGCATTGTTTTCGTCGGGAAAGTGGCCTACGCGCTGGCAAAAAAACTGTCCTGGCTGCTGCCGGATGAGCGAAGCGATCAGCGGGACGTGCTTAAGTCGCTGGCAATGACGGGTTCGGTCGATATCGCCCGCATGACGGCGCAACGCAACGGGCAGGGCGAATGGTTTGAGCAGCAACTGAAGGAAAAGCCGGACCTGCCTGATGACGTGAAAAAATCGTACCGGGACACCCGTGGATTTTTCCGCGACGACGAGGACACATTCAACAATACACTCGATAAGTATGTGACGCCGGAAAGCAGCACCGCACCGTTCTCCTGGGATTCAGCACTCAACCAGAACAAGGCGATACCCGCGCAGCCCGGGCGTGAAACATCCGACAAACCTGCCGGTGCCTGGAATAATTACGGACTTCCTTCCTTACCTGCTTTTGATAAAAGCCTCAACTGGTCCTCAGTGGATAAATCACCAGGATTATCAGACGAGTCTTTTACCGTTAACCCAATCGTGAATGTCGATAATTCGCCAGCGACAGCGTTACGGCTGCCTCCAGCACCGGATCCCGGAGACTCTGGCAAAGAGGATAAAAGTGACTGGGGGGCGTTACTGCAGGAGCTGGAACTGGCGGACAAAGCACCTCCGGCACGACAGCTCACCGACAACCGGCGATTTGAGTTTCACTATGAAATCCACGGCGCACCCGGGCAGGACGAACGGGCGATCGGTGATGAAGTTGTCGGGGTGACGAAAACTAACCCCATATTCAAAGGTGACAGCAGCATGCTGGATGGAGGGCAAATCTGGTGA
- a CDS encoding phage tail protein, giving the protein MIPVFEDFGQAGASAARGAQAARVMMMLGEFAFSIDTTAYNQLTREASWRWSEQERIGKQDLLQYTGKSGRTVRLEGESHAFFRKGVDAVNDLYDLADQNKPQQLVSGEGDVLGWWVVIDFSDTTSRFLPGGGHRNKNWTMTLKHYADDISNP; this is encoded by the coding sequence ATTATTCCGGTCTTTGAAGACTTCGGTCAGGCAGGTGCCAGCGCAGCGCGGGGAGCCCAGGCTGCCCGTGTGATGATGATGCTGGGCGAATTTGCATTTTCCATCGACACCACGGCGTATAACCAGCTGACCCGGGAGGCCAGCTGGAGATGGAGCGAGCAGGAGCGCATCGGCAAACAGGATCTGCTGCAGTATACCGGCAAGTCCGGGCGCACCGTCCGGCTTGAGGGGGAGTCTCATGCGTTCTTCCGGAAGGGGGTGGATGCGGTTAACGATCTTTACGATCTCGCCGACCAGAACAAGCCACAGCAGCTGGTCAGCGGTGAAGGGGATGTGCTGGGCTGGTGGGTGGTGATCGACTTCTCCGACACGACCAGTCGTTTTCTGCCTGGCGGTGGACACCGAAACAAAAACTGGACGATGACGCTGAAACATTATGCAGACGACATATCAAACCCGTGA
- a CDS encoding tail protein X, with product MQTTYQTRDGDVLDAVCAAHYGTENLSYIVTQVLEANPGLADVGAVYPSGLLITLPDLAPPVQESAFRLWD from the coding sequence ATGCAGACGACATATCAAACCCGTGACGGTGACGTGCTGGATGCTGTCTGTGCGGCGCATTACGGCACGGAAAACCTGTCTTATATTGTGACGCAGGTTCTGGAAGCGAATCCTGGTCTGGCCGATGTCGGTGCAGTTTATCCGTCAGGCCTGCTTATCACCCTGCCGGATCTGGCACCGCCAGTCCAGGAGTCGGCCTTCAGACTGTGGGATTAA
- a CDS encoding contractile injection system protein, VgrG/Pvc8 family, which translates to MTEQTVKPEYAPAFSVSAEGKDITRALQQSLAELTLTDYGGATAKADELKITLLSETLPLPTKGARLRVALGFNDQLVDKGWFVVAGVGSSGPPRRIEIYATAAPMNAQKQPGDVISQKTRSWDNLRLADLVKTVAKENGLIPKVAAELANIHIDHVDQVAESDANLLTRLARTWNAVSKPSGGYWLFLRQGATASASGEQSGALVITPEEVSSWSYSEGERGSSTGKATGSKGKSSGKIGVRYYDEADGKTKTTTVDHDGPSMANPYTQPVKATADQQAKAKKTQARRNERKMTVTGPCRPKHVPLTAESGVSTSGFGEREDRAWVVESLVYSLTPAGFSYTYNLVVDIRKPSKKSGSKNKTGPDYFG; encoded by the coding sequence ATGACTGAACAGACTGTTAAACCGGAATATGCTCCCGCTTTCAGCGTCAGCGCGGAGGGGAAGGATATCACCCGCGCGCTGCAGCAAAGCCTGGCTGAGCTGACGCTCACCGATTACGGCGGCGCCACGGCAAAAGCGGATGAACTGAAAATCACACTTTTATCAGAAACCCTCCCTTTGCCGACAAAAGGCGCGCGACTTCGCGTGGCGCTGGGCTTTAACGACCAGTTGGTGGACAAAGGCTGGTTCGTGGTGGCCGGCGTGGGCAGCAGCGGTCCGCCGCGTCGTATCGAGATTTATGCCACCGCCGCGCCCATGAACGCCCAGAAACAGCCAGGAGACGTGATCAGCCAGAAAACGCGCAGCTGGGATAACCTGCGACTGGCGGATTTGGTTAAAACCGTGGCGAAAGAGAACGGGCTGATCCCAAAGGTGGCCGCTGAGCTCGCCAATATCCATATTGATCACGTGGACCAGGTGGCAGAATCCGACGCGAATCTGCTGACCCGTCTTGCCCGAACGTGGAACGCAGTCAGCAAACCATCGGGCGGCTACTGGCTCTTTCTGCGTCAGGGGGCCACGGCCAGTGCCTCTGGTGAGCAATCAGGCGCACTGGTTATCACTCCTGAAGAGGTCTCCAGCTGGTCATACAGCGAAGGCGAGCGGGGGAGTTCCACAGGAAAGGCCACCGGCAGCAAAGGAAAGTCATCAGGGAAAATCGGCGTGCGGTATTACGATGAGGCTGACGGTAAGACAAAAACCACCACGGTTGATCATGATGGCCCCTCCATGGCAAATCCGTACACGCAGCCCGTGAAGGCCACTGCCGATCAGCAGGCCAAAGCGAAGAAAACGCAGGCCCGGCGTAACGAACGAAAAATGACGGTGACAGGCCCCTGTCGCCCGAAACACGTTCCCCTCACGGCAGAATCCGGCGTATCCACGTCCGGCTTTGGCGAGCGGGAAGATCGTGCCTGGGTGGTGGAATCGCTGGTGTATTCCCTGACGCCTGCCGGATTCAGCTACACCTACAATCTGGTGGTGGATATTCGCAAACCTTCAAAAAAATCCGGCAGCAAGAATAAAACCGGCCCGGATTATTTCGGTTAA
- a CDS encoding GPW/gp25 family protein, producing MNGVNSRTGKRLSGSDHLRQSVSDILSTPLGSRVLVRDYGSDLFSLVDNPRDDLTRLRIIAATASALARWEPRLRVTRVMVTFPADEAGCVVDIEGINKENNLPVSTGGIQIYGK from the coding sequence ATGAACGGTGTAAACAGCCGGACAGGTAAACGCCTGTCTGGCAGCGACCATTTGCGCCAGTCCGTCAGCGATATCCTTTCCACGCCGCTGGGCAGCCGCGTGCTGGTTCGTGATTACGGCAGTGACCTGTTTTCGCTGGTGGACAACCCGCGCGACGATCTCACCCGGCTGCGGATTATCGCGGCCACAGCCTCAGCCCTGGCTCGCTGGGAGCCCCGGTTGCGGGTTACGCGTGTGATGGTCACTTTCCCGGCCGATGAAGCAGGATGTGTCGTCGATATCGAGGGGATCAACAAAGAGAATAATCTTCCCGTCAGCACCGGAGGCATACAGATTTATGGCAAGTAG
- a CDS encoding baseplate assembly protein: MASSYDVINLSALAVPDAIVVPDAADIFSRWLARLRELDPEFDALVESDPAYKQGEINAYQLTLAFQRVNDAVRAVFLASARGADLDQVGAAFNVSRLVIDPGDPDAVPPVEPVYENDDAFRERIQLSWAQLNTAGARNAYRFHAKSADNDVLDADAYGPETHNRPGEVDVYVLSRTGNGEAGILLIETVMNTLSADEVRPLTDYVSVKSATVASYAVTAELDIPDGPDAQTVLENAISTLTSYTQLSHRINAIVPLSAIYASLQQPGVSRVKLISPTADLEAAAGQAPWCSAINVTRKGGTSG; the protein is encoded by the coding sequence ATGGCAAGTAGCTACGACGTAATTAACCTGTCCGCGCTGGCGGTTCCGGATGCCATTGTGGTACCGGATGCCGCCGATATTTTTTCCCGCTGGCTGGCGCGCCTGCGAGAGCTTGATCCGGAGTTCGATGCCCTGGTGGAATCGGACCCGGCGTATAAACAGGGGGAAATCAATGCCTACCAGCTGACGCTGGCGTTTCAGCGTGTCAACGACGCGGTAAGGGCGGTCTTCCTTGCCAGCGCCAGAGGGGCCGATCTCGACCAGGTGGGGGCGGCCTTCAACGTTTCCCGCCTGGTAATTGACCCCGGTGATCCGGATGCGGTACCGCCCGTCGAACCTGTCTATGAAAATGATGACGCTTTTCGCGAGCGCATCCAGCTTTCGTGGGCGCAACTGAACACCGCCGGTGCACGCAACGCGTACCGTTTTCATGCCAAATCGGCCGATAACGATGTGCTGGACGCAGATGCATACGGGCCGGAGACCCATAACCGACCCGGTGAGGTGGATGTGTATGTGCTGTCGCGAACGGGTAACGGTGAGGCAGGAATTCTCCTGATCGAAACCGTGATGAATACACTGAGTGCCGATGAAGTCAGGCCACTGACTGATTATGTCAGCGTGAAAAGTGCCACCGTTGCCAGCTATGCCGTCACGGCTGAACTCGATATCCCTGACGGGCCGGATGCGCAGACGGTGCTGGAGAATGCCATCAGCACGCTGACGAGCTATACCCAGCTTTCCCACCGCATCAACGCCATCGTCCCGCTCTCTGCAATATACGCTTCCCTGCAGCAGCCTGGTGTATCAAGGGTCAAATTGATCAGCCCGACGGCCGATCTGGAAGCCGCCGCCGGGCAGGCCCCCTGGTGCAGCGCGATAAACGTTACGCGTAAAGGAGGCACCAGTGGATAA
- a CDS encoding phage tail protein I — MDKFRSLLPPSAIQPERAQEQAGTELIAGLDTDMVRKVKNPDTCPAHLLPWLAWEFAVDSWEEAWTEEEKRQVIKDAAYVHQHRGTAGAVRRSLSAVSLPTTVVEWWEDEPRKDPYTFRVEVYSLQAVDEALYQRIRRQVDKAKNLRSLLTTIDVIADLGAKGNYYTGGAVTAWIDVVIEAGV, encoded by the coding sequence GTGGATAAATTTCGATCCCTCCTTCCCCCGTCAGCCATTCAACCGGAGCGGGCGCAGGAACAGGCAGGCACAGAGCTGATTGCGGGGCTGGATACTGACATGGTCCGGAAGGTGAAAAATCCTGACACCTGTCCGGCCCATCTGCTGCCCTGGCTTGCCTGGGAGTTTGCAGTGGATTCCTGGGAAGAGGCCTGGACGGAGGAGGAAAAACGGCAGGTTATCAAGGATGCCGCGTATGTTCATCAACATCGCGGTACTGCCGGGGCTGTTCGACGCTCTCTCAGTGCCGTCAGCCTGCCGACGACCGTCGTGGAGTGGTGGGAGGATGAACCACGCAAAGATCCCTATACGTTCCGTGTGGAGGTCTACAGCCTGCAGGCCGTTGATGAAGCGCTGTACCAGCGCATACGCCGCCAGGTGGATAAAGCCAAAAATCTTCGCAGCCTGCTGACCACAATAGATGTGATCGCCGACCTGGGCGCGAAGGGAAATTATTATACCGGCGGTGCTGTTACCGCCTGGATTGACGTTGTTATTGAGGCAGGAGTGTAG